Proteins from a genomic interval of Anaerohalosphaeraceae bacterium:
- the rfaD gene encoding ADP-glyceromanno-heptose 6-epimerase, with amino-acid sequence MIIVTGGAGFIGSAIVAALNQRGIEDILIVDELGNDEKWKNLRNLRFADYLELDDFSDTVTNSDEPWQVEAVFHMGACSDTTETDATYLVKNNYEFSKLLCNWALSINTRFIYASSAATYGDGSQGFSDDEDKIELLRPLNMYGYSKQMFDLWLKRQGLLDQVVGLKYFNVFGPNEYHKGDMRSFVHKAFEQIRDTGRVKLFKSHRPDYGDGQQQRDFIYIKDAVEMTLFFAEHPEANGLYNIGTGRARTWNDLARAVFDAMGKEVRIDYIPMPESLQPKYQYFTQADISKLRAAGCKTPITPLEEAVREYVQDYLLKDRYLGA; translated from the coding sequence ATGATTATCGTAACCGGCGGGGCGGGCTTTATCGGCTCGGCCATTGTAGCCGCCCTCAATCAGCGCGGCATTGAAGACATCCTCATTGTCGATGAGCTCGGCAATGATGAAAAGTGGAAAAACCTCCGCAATCTCCGCTTTGCCGACTATCTCGAACTGGATGACTTCAGCGATACCGTCACCAACTCTGACGAGCCCTGGCAGGTCGAGGCCGTCTTTCATATGGGCGCCTGCTCCGACACCACCGAAACCGATGCCACCTACCTGGTCAAAAACAACTACGAATTCTCCAAGCTCCTGTGCAACTGGGCCCTGTCCATCAATACCCGCTTTATCTACGCCTCCAGCGCCGCCACCTACGGCGACGGCTCGCAGGGCTTTTCCGATGACGAAGACAAAATCGAGCTCCTCCGCCCGCTGAACATGTACGGCTACAGCAAGCAGATGTTTGACCTCTGGCTGAAGCGTCAGGGCCTGCTCGATCAGGTCGTCGGCCTCAAATACTTCAACGTCTTCGGCCCCAACGAATACCACAAAGGCGACATGCGCAGCTTCGTCCACAAGGCCTTCGAGCAGATTCGCGACACCGGCAGGGTCAAACTCTTCAAATCTCACCGGCCCGATTACGGCGACGGCCAGCAGCAGCGCGACTTCATCTATATCAAGGACGCCGTCGAAATGACCCTCTTTTTCGCCGAACACCCCGAAGCCAACGGCCTCTACAACATCGGCACCGGCCGAGCCCGCACCTGGAACGACCTGGCCCGCGCCGTCTTCGACGCCATGGGCAAAGAAGTCCGCATCGACTACATCCCGATGCCCGAATCCCTCCAGCCCAAGTATCAGTACTTCACGCAGGCCGATATTTCCAAACTCCGTGCCGCCGGCTGCAAAACCCCCATTACGCCGCTCGAAGAAGCCGTCCGCGAATACGTTCAGGATTATCTGCTCAAAGACCGCTACCTCGGCGCCTGA
- the tyrS gene encoding tyrosine--tRNA ligase: protein MDIAQQMQILKRGTVEVFREEELAQRLAEAAKAGRPLRAKLGMDPTAPDIHLGHTVVLRKLRQFQDLGHKAVLIIGDYTARIGDPTGQNTTRPMLSPEKIQENARTYFEQAGKILDMSPDKVEVRFNSEWLADLRLADIIKLTASMTVARMLERDTFEIRYKKGDPIGIHEFLYPLMQGYDSVAIRSDVELGGTDQTFNNLVGRDLQRLAGQPAQIVITMPILIGLDGKEKMSKSKGNYIGVTDKPSDMFGKTMSIPDHLMENYFTLLTDLPADRIRELTDPSKTHPKEAKVLLGKLIVQQFYGEQAAEQAAEEFEKVFAQSQLPDEMPEAAVSAAPIAAAKLLLQCGLAATGGEAKRAVLQGGVRINNEKITNPNQEITPHSGMVVQVGKRKFVRLKV from the coding sequence ATGGACATTGCCCAGCAGATGCAAATCCTCAAACGCGGAACCGTCGAGGTCTTCCGCGAAGAAGAACTGGCCCAGCGTCTGGCCGAAGCCGCCAAAGCCGGCCGGCCCCTCCGGGCCAAACTCGGCATGGACCCCACCGCCCCCGATATTCATCTGGGCCATACCGTCGTCCTGCGCAAACTCCGACAGTTCCAGGACTTGGGCCACAAGGCGGTCCTGATTATCGGCGACTATACCGCCCGCATCGGCGACCCGACCGGCCAGAACACCACCCGCCCGATGCTCAGCCCCGAAAAAATCCAGGAAAACGCCCGGACCTACTTCGAACAGGCCGGCAAAATCCTCGATATGTCCCCCGACAAAGTCGAGGTGCGGTTCAACAGCGAATGGCTGGCCGACCTGCGGCTGGCCGATATCATCAAACTGACCGCCTCGATGACCGTCGCCCGGATGCTCGAACGGGACACCTTCGAAATCCGCTACAAAAAAGGCGACCCCATCGGCATCCACGAATTCCTCTATCCGCTGATGCAGGGCTATGACTCCGTGGCCATTCGAAGCGACGTCGAACTGGGCGGCACCGACCAGACCTTCAACAATCTGGTCGGCAGGGACCTTCAGCGTCTGGCGGGCCAGCCCGCCCAGATTGTCATCACCATGCCCATCCTCATCGGGCTGGACGGCAAGGAAAAAATGAGCAAATCCAAGGGCAATTACATCGGCGTCACCGACAAGCCCTCCGACATGTTCGGCAAGACAATGAGCATCCCCGATCATCTGATGGAAAACTACTTTACGCTTCTGACGGACCTGCCCGCCGACCGCATCCGAGAGCTGACCGACCCGTCCAAAACCCACCCGAAAGAAGCCAAGGTCCTGCTGGGCAAACTCATCGTGCAGCAGTTTTACGGCGAGCAGGCCGCCGAACAGGCCGCCGAGGAATTTGAAAAGGTCTTCGCCCAAAGCCAGCTGCCCGACGAAATGCCCGAAGCGGCCGTCAGTGCCGCTCCCATTGCCGCCGCCAAACTCCTGCTCCAGTGCGGACTGGCTGCCACCGGCGGCGAAGCCAAGCGGGCCGTTCTGCAGGGAGGCGTCCGCATCAACAACGAAAAAATCACCAACCCCAATCAGGAAATCACCCCGCACAGCGGGATGGTTGTTCAGGTCGGCAAACGCAAATTTGTCCGGCTGAAAGTCTGA
- a CDS encoding right-handed parallel beta-helix repeat-containing protein codes for MKQKKPQIRLFSFASVLFLTVGTALYAQESPQKDVNLESAKRWEETMEQFRRQDALNSFPPDAVLFVGSSSIARWPTHTCFTEFPVINRGFGGSIYSDITYHAQTVIFPYNPRLLVLYSGDNDPFWGKTPEQIFEDVRQLLALIRTRLPQTPIILMAVKLSPARIERAADYRRFNAMLRTLAQSDERLFFFDSASVLLNSEGRPDPQYFTDDNLHLNEKGYQVWSDALRPLIAHLLTRPNEQTLYVSPTGDDAAPGTFEAPVRTLERALEWLRQTPKHRPRTVILRGGQYPRTQPLVLKPDHSGTADSPVTFRAYENEKPLLTGGRSIVGWQPHNEHIWKAEIPEVKAGKWLFTQLFVNGRRRMRARTPNEGFFRVAGFPDEGHQKPYNTPSRCFAFRPGDLDPNWTNLKDAEVIVFHFWTDTHLPIESIDADKHIVTFPFPSGKRFTDDFTQDGARYIVENVREALDAPGEWYLDRTTGTLYYWPMPDENLPDAQVIAPAAPALLRLEGDPLARRYVEHIRFEGLHFAHTQWSLPAGNCNNDQASASVPAAVSLTGARHIQFERCTFGRLGTYAVEFLDGCRNNSFTQNRIFDVAAGGIRITGGEAYAHPLLRTGGQTIADNRIGPYGLGFYSAVGILLMHTDNNTVEHNEIHHGYYTGISVGWSWGYQRSVSRDNRIAFNHIHHIGQGLLSDMGGIYTLGVSPGTVLLGNRIHDIDANRYGGWGIYNDEGSSHILIEDNLVYDTKFAGYNIHYAKEITVRNNIFAFGRLHQLSRGVVEPHISCFFERNIVYFETGTLFDGIWNDKPYEFYYRPSAPAEKTESTFEMDWNLYFNPNQPLEQVRFGGRTFEEWKKFGKDVHSRWADPLFLDAKARDFRLRLDSPALELGFRPIDPDCAGPRRPIPDAD; via the coding sequence ATGAAACAGAAAAAACCGCAAATTCGGCTCTTCTCCTTTGCGTCGGTACTATTTTTGACTGTCGGGACCGCTCTTTATGCGCAGGAATCACCGCAAAAAGATGTCAATCTCGAATCGGCCAAGCGGTGGGAGGAGACGATGGAGCAGTTTCGCCGTCAGGATGCCCTCAATTCCTTTCCCCCTGATGCCGTCCTGTTTGTCGGCAGCTCCAGCATCGCCCGCTGGCCGACGCATACCTGCTTCACCGAATTTCCCGTCATCAACCGCGGCTTCGGCGGCTCCATTTATTCCGACATTACCTATCACGCCCAGACCGTAATTTTCCCGTACAATCCGCGCCTGCTGGTCCTTTACTCCGGCGACAACGACCCGTTCTGGGGCAAGACCCCCGAGCAAATCTTCGAGGACGTCCGACAGCTGCTGGCCCTGATCCGAACACGTCTGCCGCAAACCCCCATCATCCTGATGGCCGTCAAACTCAGCCCCGCCCGCATCGAACGCGCCGCCGACTATCGCCGCTTCAACGCCATGCTCCGCACGCTGGCCCAGTCCGATGAGCGGCTTTTCTTTTTCGATTCGGCCTCGGTTCTGCTCAACAGCGAAGGCCGACCGGACCCGCAATACTTCACGGATGACAACCTGCACTTAAATGAGAAAGGATATCAGGTCTGGTCGGATGCCCTTCGGCCGCTCATTGCCCATTTGCTCACGCGGCCAAACGAACAAACCCTGTACGTCTCGCCGACCGGCGATGACGCAGCACCGGGCACCTTCGAAGCACCGGTGCGAACCCTCGAACGCGCCCTCGAATGGCTTCGGCAAACCCCGAAACATCGGCCTCGAACCGTCATCCTGCGCGGCGGACAATACCCGCGCACCCAGCCGCTTGTCCTCAAGCCCGACCATTCCGGTACGGCCGACAGCCCCGTTACGTTTCGCGCTTATGAAAACGAAAAACCCCTGCTCACCGGCGGCCGCTCGATTGTCGGCTGGCAGCCGCACAACGAACACATCTGGAAGGCGGAAATCCCCGAAGTCAAGGCGGGCAAATGGCTCTTCACCCAGCTGTTCGTCAACGGCCGCCGTCGAATGCGGGCCCGCACCCCCAACGAGGGCTTCTTCCGCGTGGCCGGCTTTCCTGACGAGGGCCATCAGAAACCCTACAACACCCCTTCACGCTGCTTTGCCTTTCGGCCCGGCGATCTCGACCCCAACTGGACAAACCTGAAAGACGCCGAAGTCATCGTGTTTCACTTTTGGACCGACACCCACCTGCCGATTGAATCCATCGACGCCGACAAACATATCGTAACCTTTCCGTTCCCCTCCGGCAAACGCTTCACGGATGACTTCACGCAGGACGGCGCCCGCTACATCGTCGAAAACGTCCGGGAAGCCCTCGATGCCCCCGGCGAATGGTACCTGGACCGCACAACCGGCACGCTGTATTATTGGCCGATGCCGGATGAGAACCTGCCCGATGCCCAGGTGATTGCACCCGCGGCGCCGGCCCTGCTGCGGCTCGAAGGGGACCCCCTCGCCCGCCGGTACGTCGAACATATCCGCTTCGAGGGGCTTCATTTTGCCCATACCCAGTGGTCCCTGCCGGCCGGCAACTGCAACAATGACCAGGCCTCTGCGAGCGTTCCGGCCGCCGTATCCTTAACCGGCGCCCGGCACATTCAGTTTGAACGCTGCACATTCGGACGGCTGGGCACGTATGCCGTCGAATTCCTCGACGGCTGCCGAAACAACTCCTTTACGCAAAACCGGATTTTTGATGTCGCCGCCGGCGGAATCCGCATCACTGGAGGAGAGGCATACGCCCACCCGCTCCTGCGCACCGGAGGCCAGACCATCGCCGACAACCGAATCGGCCCCTACGGGCTGGGCTTTTACTCGGCCGTCGGCATCCTGCTGATGCATACGGACAACAACACCGTCGAGCACAACGAAATCCATCACGGGTATTATACCGGCATCTCCGTCGGCTGGAGCTGGGGCTATCAGCGCAGCGTCAGCCGCGACAACCGCATCGCCTTCAATCACATTCACCACATCGGCCAGGGCCTCCTGTCCGACATGGGCGGCATTTACACACTCGGCGTTTCGCCGGGCACCGTCCTGCTCGGCAACCGCATCCACGACATCGACGCCAACCGATACGGCGGATGGGGCATTTACAACGATGAGGGCTCCAGCCACATCCTCATCGAGGACAATCTCGTCTATGACACCAAGTTCGCCGGCTACAACATCCACTATGCCAAGGAAATCACCGTCCGGAACAATATCTTCGCTTTCGGACGGCTCCATCAGCTCAGCCGCGGCGTCGTCGAGCCCCACATAAGCTGCTTTTTCGAACGCAATATCGTCTATTTCGAAACCGGCACCCTTTTCGACGGCATCTGGAACGACAAACCCTACGAATTCTACTATCGCCCCAGTGCACCGGCGGAAAAAACAGAAAGCACCTTTGAGATGGACTGGAATCTCTATTTCAATCCGAACCAGCCCCTCGAGCAGGTGCGCTTCGGCGGGCGTACCTTTGAAGAATGGAAGAAGTTCGGCAAAGACGTCCATTCCCGCTGGGCCGACCCGCTGTTTCTGGATGCCAAGGCGAGGGATTTCCGCCTGCGGCTGGATTCGCCGGCTCTCGAACTCGGATTTCGGCCGATTGACCCCGACTGCGCCGGCCCGCGCCGGCCCATCCCCGATGCGGATTAA
- a CDS encoding sigma-70 family RNA polymerase sigma factor, whose translation MGDEQFHQLVAEYGGRVLAIARRVCGSAEAALDIHQEVFLALWKRRRSFSAPVNWNAYLYRTTVRKALEYVQKQRKEKNLDPEYEKTLSADDNPDNNARAAELLGRLRQALRKLPRHQAQVFILARLEGMDYPQIAKIVGCSESTARVHLHRALRHLAHLMRDVLEREPV comes from the coding sequence ATGGGCGACGAACAGTTTCACCAATTGGTGGCCGAATACGGCGGCAGAGTCCTGGCCATTGCCCGGCGGGTCTGCGGCAGTGCCGAGGCCGCCCTCGATATCCATCAGGAGGTCTTTCTGGCCCTCTGGAAACGCCGCCGCAGCTTTTCCGCTCCGGTCAACTGGAACGCCTATCTCTACAGGACCACCGTCCGAAAGGCCCTCGAGTATGTCCAAAAACAGCGAAAGGAAAAAAATCTGGACCCCGAATACGAAAAGACCCTGTCCGCCGACGACAACCCGGACAACAATGCCCGGGCCGCCGAACTGCTGGGCCGCCTGCGGCAAGCCCTTCGCAAACTCCCGCGGCACCAGGCCCAGGTCTTCATCCTGGCCCGGCTCGAAGGAATGGATTATCCGCAAATCGCCAAAATTGTCGGCTGTTCCGAATCCACAGCGCGAGTGCATCTGCATCGGGCCCTCCGTCATCTGGCCCATCTGATGCGCGATGTTTTAGAGCGAGAACCCGTATGA
- a CDS encoding glycoside hydrolase family 43 protein, whose protein sequence is MKKVFCFVLLTAVLLSAAEAAQPVYLFSSFRGNGESGLHLAFSRDGLEWKPLNGDRPLLRPQVGSKLMRDPSICRGPDGTFHMVWTTGWWDKGIGLAHSKDLIHWTPQRRLGVMDHEPNALNCWAPEILYDPQTQQFLIYWSTTIPGRFPETDETGDISREGYKQNHRIYYITTKDFETFSPTALLYDGGFNSIDAVIVPDNGRWLMFVKDETKRPQAKKNLRLAVSDTLTGPYGPASEPFSPAWVEGPTVLKLGEYWVVYYDEYTRGRYGAVRSKDLKNWEIISEQLRFPRGTRHGTAFEADEQILQGLLALEP, encoded by the coding sequence GTGAAAAAAGTCTTCTGCTTTGTTCTGCTTACTGCTGTCCTGCTGTCGGCGGCCGAAGCCGCCCAGCCCGTTTATCTGTTCTCCTCCTTTCGCGGCAACGGCGAAAGCGGTCTGCATCTGGCCTTCAGCCGCGATGGTCTCGAATGGAAACCGCTCAACGGCGACCGCCCCCTCCTGCGTCCGCAGGTCGGCTCCAAACTGATGCGCGACCCGTCCATCTGCCGCGGCCCCGACGGCACCTTCCATATGGTCTGGACAACCGGCTGGTGGGACAAAGGCATCGGGCTGGCCCACTCCAAAGACCTGATTCACTGGACGCCGCAGCGTCGGCTGGGCGTGATGGACCACGAACCCAACGCCCTGAACTGCTGGGCGCCGGAAATCCTCTACGACCCACAAACCCAACAATTCCTGATCTATTGGTCCACCACCATTCCGGGCCGGTTCCCCGAAACGGATGAAACCGGCGACATCTCCCGCGAGGGCTACAAACAGAATCATCGGATTTACTATATCACCACCAAAGATTTCGAAACCTTCTCCCCGACCGCCCTGCTCTATGACGGGGGGTTTAATTCCATCGATGCGGTGATTGTACCGGATAACGGACGCTGGCTGATGTTTGTCAAGGACGAAACCAAACGCCCCCAAGCCAAAAAGAATCTCCGTCTGGCCGTCAGCGATACTCTCACCGGTCCCTACGGCCCCGCCTCCGAACCCTTCAGCCCCGCCTGGGTCGAGGGCCCAACGGTTCTGAAGCTGGGCGAATATTGGGTCGTTTATTATGACGAATACACCCGCGGACGATATGGAGCCGTCCGCTCCAAAGACCTGAAAAACTGGGAGATTATTTCGGAGCAGCTGCGTTTTCCCCGCGGCACCCGCCACGGGACGGCCTTCGAAGCCGATGAACAAATCCTTCAGGGTCTCCTGGCCCTGGAACCCTGA
- a CDS encoding FHA domain-containing protein, with the protein MAKLTILTGPLRRQSFELDPKDWPKIIGRTRDKAHFFLPDPAVSRQHAELSFRDGQWLICDLNSSNGTFLNEQRITHPVQLHNQDQIRCGGTVLLFETGEPLPAAEAARLADDQRIELVFDPGETMVAVAFSSLQSKQAAARRQRMLEAAQAAMNLSHGIKNILQALRTGIDVMDQSFRQDNLEQARKSWAILRRNLGTIEKFVLDMLKFTQDEKPRLQPCQINRLAETVIELLRPQAQQRSVALIAQLDDQIGLVPLDPDRMQDVLMNLLLNALEAVPPQTGQVTLTTELDAAGHLLIRVQDNGPGIENPELLFRPFHSTKGHMGTGLGLAIAKKVVSAHNGTIDVQTLRGEGTVFTVRIPLPAASEKPQNKPQE; encoded by the coding sequence ATGGCCAAACTGACGATACTGACCGGACCGCTGCGCAGGCAGTCCTTCGAGCTGGACCCGAAGGACTGGCCCAAAATCATCGGCCGCACCCGAGACAAAGCCCATTTTTTTCTGCCCGACCCGGCCGTATCCCGTCAGCACGCCGAGCTGTCCTTCCGCGACGGCCAGTGGCTCATCTGCGACCTGAACTCCTCCAACGGCACCTTCCTGAACGAGCAGCGCATCACGCACCCCGTCCAGCTGCACAATCAGGACCAAATCCGCTGCGGCGGCACCGTCCTGCTCTTTGAAACGGGCGAGCCGCTCCCCGCCGCCGAGGCTGCCCGGCTGGCCGACGACCAGCGCATCGAACTGGTCTTTGACCCGGGCGAAACCATGGTCGCCGTTGCCTTCAGCTCCCTCCAGAGCAAGCAGGCCGCCGCCCGCCGACAGCGTATGCTCGAAGCCGCTCAGGCCGCGATGAACCTCTCCCACGGCATCAAAAACATCCTGCAGGCTCTCCGAACCGGCATCGACGTAATGGACCAGAGCTTCCGGCAGGACAACCTCGAGCAGGCCCGAAAAAGCTGGGCCATCCTCCGACGCAATCTGGGCACCATCGAAAAATTCGTCCTCGATATGCTCAAATTCACGCAGGATGAAAAGCCGCGCCTTCAGCCCTGCCAGATTAATCGACTGGCTGAAACCGTCATCGAGCTGCTCCGCCCGCAGGCCCAGCAGCGCAGCGTCGCCCTCATCGCCCAGCTGGATGACCAAATCGGCCTGGTGCCCCTCGACCCGGACCGGATGCAGGATGTGCTGATGAATTTGCTCCTGAATGCCCTCGAGGCCGTCCCGCCGCAGACCGGACAGGTCACGCTCACCACCGAACTGGACGCCGCCGGACACCTGCTCATCCGTGTGCAGGACAACGGCCCCGGCATCGAGAATCCCGAGCTGCTCTTTCGCCCCTTCCACTCCACCAAAGGACACATGGGGACCGGTTTGGGTCTGGCCATCGCCAAAAAGGTCGTTTCCGCCCACAACGGCACCATCGACGTCCAAACCCTCCGCGGCGAAGGCACCGTCTTTACCGTGCGAATCCCCCTGCCCGCCGCTTCCGAAAAACCCCAAAACAAACCGCAGGAGTAA
- a CDS encoding zf-HC2 domain-containing protein has product MNHKHIQNNLAAYVLGELDSAAAEQIRTHLSDCADCRRTAEEMQNVLRTAERMKAEPLDASLPALARRRLDETIRRLPSASLSDRLSHPLLRYAAAAVILAGALLALHILGPQTLPDRRSLTADTQQTDNEEAAGTLRKELEQAAQAFRKRDIRTLARLLQSEYESTRLAAADYLAQIGDASVLPALDTLARRWTGSGENPYQKAAQTIRNRPAEPAD; this is encoded by the coding sequence ATGAATCATAAGCACATTCAGAACAATCTGGCTGCGTACGTCCTGGGCGAACTGGACAGCGCCGCCGCCGAACAAATCCGCACCCACCTGTCCGACTGCGCCGACTGCCGCCGAACCGCCGAAGAAATGCAAAACGTCCTTCGCACCGCCGAACGGATGAAAGCCGAGCCCCTCGATGCATCGCTGCCCGCTCTGGCCCGACGCCGTCTGGACGAAACTATCCGCCGTCTTCCCTCCGCCTCCCTGTCCGACCGGCTGTCTCATCCTCTTCTCCGTTATGCCGCGGCGGCTGTGATTTTAGCCGGCGCCCTGCTGGCCCTGCATATCCTCGGTCCCCAAACGCTTCCCGACCGCCGCTCTCTGACCGCCGACACGCAGCAGACCGACAACGAGGAAGCCGCCGGCACCCTCCGGAAAGAACTCGAACAAGCCGCTCAGGCCTTCCGGAAACGGGACATCCGAACGCTGGCCCGGCTCCTGCAAAGCGAATACGAGTCGACCCGCCTGGCCGCCGCCGATTATCTGGCCCAAATCGGCGACGCCTCGGTCCTGCCCGCTCTCGATACCCTCGCCCGCCGATGGACCGGCTCCGGCGAAAATCCTTATCAAAAAGCCGCCCAGACAATCCGAAACCGTCCGGCCGAGCCGGCCGACTGA